From a single Deinobacterium chartae genomic region:
- a CDS encoding ABC transporter permease translates to MIKTLRDTQTVFMREMTLVLRDPFSLIFSLLQPLVFLILFGPLLSGALSSGAFSAEASLQWFVPGVLVMIALFGTSATGSNLLYEMQTGSYERMLVTPLSRPSLLLGRALKEMAPLMIQAALIALALLPFGFVIYPAQALTGLLLLGIFGSGWGALSYTLAIASRHREWLFWSVYTTLQFPLLILSGMMLPLEAGPAWMQVASRFNPLTYMVNAERALFAGRFDDPAVLHGVLAATLTCAVGLVIGVRAIRRSTV, encoded by the coding sequence ATGATCAAAACCCTGCGCGACACCCAGACCGTTTTCATGCGCGAAATGACCCTGGTCCTGCGCGACCCCTTCTCGCTGATCTTCTCGCTGCTGCAACCCCTGGTCTTCCTGATCCTGTTCGGACCGCTGCTCAGCGGAGCGCTGAGCAGCGGAGCCTTCAGCGCAGAGGCCTCGCTGCAGTGGTTCGTGCCCGGCGTGCTGGTGATGATCGCGCTGTTTGGCACCTCGGCCACCGGATCCAACCTGCTGTACGAGATGCAGACCGGATCGTACGAACGCATGCTGGTCACCCCGCTCAGCCGCCCGTCGCTGTTGCTCGGTCGGGCCCTCAAGGAAATGGCGCCCCTGATGATCCAGGCGGCCTTAATCGCCCTGGCGCTGCTCCCCTTTGGGTTCGTGATTTACCCGGCACAGGCGCTCACCGGTCTGCTCCTGCTGGGCATTTTCGGCAGCGGCTGGGGAGCTTTGTCCTACACCCTGGCCATCGCCAGCCGTCACCGCGAATGGCTGTTCTGGAGCGTGTACACCACCTTGCAGTTCCCACTCCTGATCCTGTCGGGCATGATGCTGCCCCTCGAGGCCGGACCGGCCTGGATGCAGGTGGCTTCCCGCTTCAATCCGCTCACCTACATGGTCAACGCCGAACGCGCCCTGTTCGCGGGCCGCTTCGATGACCCGGCGGTGCTGCACGGCGTTCTCGCGGCCACACTGACCTGCGCGGTCGGACTGGTGATCGGGGTACGGGCGATTCGCAGAAGCACGGTTTAA
- the dnaX gene encoding DNA polymerase III subunit gamma/tau, giving the protein MSAIYQKSRPLHWEEVVGQEHVRDVLTAALARGRVGHAYLFSGPRGVGKTTTARLIAMTVNCEGSGTKPCGVCASCQLIISGAHPDVVEIDAASNNSVDDVRDLREKVALSSMRGGRKVYILDEAHMMSRGAFNALLKTLEEPPEHVLFILATTEPEKILPTILSRCQHYRFRRLSDAEIASKLERICAREGVAFESPALALIGRLADGAMRDGESLLERMLASGEPVTLAAVEAALGLPPGERMRAIAEGLEAGQAESVLGEAGRLYREGFAARSVVDGVKVALRERLHAQLGLSDAPAPGADVPQLLRLLAALDEQDARFVRQGDLMALELALTQALLAGQAQAGPISAAAAPAASAAAVPGDLLRRLSKLEADLAALRAGGAPVRAATGNAVTDFDPGRRPPASRPASADAPPRAPADAAPATAAPGVRMQGSWADVARLAPPQLRAFFKPARPELQLEAGRVALHFDERSKFHATQTLAKFDEVAALVEQVFGAVEFEVITAEGSKKKHVSGGARLSAPSPAAATAAARADSRTAAPEPARAAVQAAVREVAVPAAATPPASSPPVPPASDAPRKPASRNADFFERPSRPAAAARTAEADAAPQPAPWDDAPAPAEPPMTSPLSADPRSAPEPYIPGEPLDAPPVFEEIPLSSWDELGTAAPSRPTARPEPTELPQTDASESDAPAARGAASGVRAHPLFEDLGRLFPHRVREMGQLRSRNPGDSGDEDSDETAENEDEA; this is encoded by the coding sequence GTGAGCGCGATCTACCAGAAATCCCGTCCCCTCCACTGGGAGGAAGTCGTCGGTCAGGAGCACGTCCGTGACGTGCTGACGGCGGCCCTGGCGCGCGGGCGCGTCGGGCACGCCTACCTGTTCAGCGGACCCCGCGGGGTCGGCAAGACGACGACGGCGCGCCTGATCGCCATGACCGTCAACTGTGAGGGCAGCGGCACCAAACCCTGCGGGGTGTGCGCCTCGTGCCAGCTGATCATCTCGGGTGCCCATCCCGACGTGGTCGAGATCGATGCGGCCTCGAACAACTCGGTGGACGACGTGCGCGACCTGCGCGAGAAAGTCGCGCTCTCCTCGATGCGCGGCGGACGCAAGGTCTACATCCTCGACGAGGCGCACATGATGTCGCGCGGCGCTTTCAACGCGCTGCTCAAAACCCTCGAGGAGCCGCCGGAGCACGTGCTGTTCATCCTGGCGACCACCGAGCCCGAGAAGATCTTGCCCACCATCCTCTCGCGCTGCCAGCACTACCGTTTCCGGCGGCTCTCGGACGCCGAGATCGCCTCGAAGCTCGAGCGTATCTGCGCGCGGGAGGGCGTGGCCTTCGAATCCCCGGCCCTGGCCCTGATCGGGCGGCTGGCCGACGGGGCCATGCGCGACGGCGAGAGCCTGCTCGAGCGCATGCTGGCCTCGGGCGAGCCGGTGACCCTGGCTGCGGTGGAAGCGGCCCTGGGCCTGCCGCCCGGCGAGCGCATGCGCGCCATCGCCGAGGGCCTCGAGGCCGGACAGGCCGAGTCGGTTCTGGGCGAGGCCGGACGGCTGTACCGCGAGGGTTTTGCGGCGCGCAGCGTGGTGGACGGCGTCAAGGTGGCGCTGCGCGAGCGCCTGCACGCCCAGCTGGGCCTGAGCGACGCCCCCGCGCCCGGCGCGGACGTACCGCAACTGCTGCGGTTGCTGGCGGCCCTGGACGAGCAAGACGCCCGCTTCGTGCGCCAGGGTGACCTGATGGCCCTCGAGCTGGCGCTGACCCAGGCCCTGCTCGCCGGGCAGGCCCAGGCAGGTCCCATCAGCGCCGCCGCGGCCCCTGCGGCCTCCGCCGCCGCCGTTCCGGGCGACCTGCTGCGGCGCCTGAGCAAACTCGAGGCGGACCTGGCCGCCCTGCGGGCCGGTGGGGCCCCGGTTCGCGCCGCGACGGGCAACGCCGTTACCGACTTTGATCCGGGGCGGCGGCCGCCCGCCTCCCGGCCCGCGTCGGCGGACGCGCCGCCCCGCGCCCCCGCCGACGCGGCACCGGCCACGGCGGCCCCCGGCGTACGCATGCAGGGCAGCTGGGCCGACGTGGCACGGTTGGCTCCCCCGCAGTTGCGCGCCTTTTTCAAGCCCGCACGGCCCGAACTGCAGCTCGAGGCGGGCCGGGTGGCGCTGCACTTCGACGAGCGCAGCAAGTTCCACGCCACCCAGACGCTGGCCAAGTTCGACGAGGTCGCGGCCCTGGTCGAGCAGGTCTTCGGAGCGGTCGAGTTCGAGGTGATCACCGCCGAGGGCTCCAAAAAAAAGCACGTTAGCGGCGGTGCGCGCCTGAGTGCACCGTCCCCGGCTGCTGCGACCGCAGCGGCGCGCGCGGACTCGCGCACCGCCGCGCCCGAGCCCGCGCGCGCGGCAGTTCAGGCCGCCGTGCGCGAAGTGGCCGTTCCCGCGGCAGCCACGCCGCCCGCCAGCTCTCCCCCCGTTCCCCCGGCGTCCGATGCACCCCGCAAACCGGCCTCGAGGAACGCCGACTTCTTCGAGCGCCCCAGCCGCCCAGCGGCGGCTGCCCGAACCGCCGAGGCCGACGCTGCGCCTCAGCCCGCGCCCTGGGACGATGCTCCCGCGCCCGCCGAGCCGCCCATGACCTCTCCCCTGAGCGCGGACCCGAGGTCGGCCCCCGAGCCGTACATTCCCGGCGAGCCGCTCGACGCGCCCCCGGTTTTCGAAGAAATCCCGCTTTCCAGCTGGGATGAGCTGGGTACGGCGGCCCCCTCGAGGCCCACCGCGCGGCCGGAACCGACCGAACTGCCCCAAACGGACGCGAGCGAGTCCGACGCTCCGGCCGCACGCGGCGCAGCGTCGGGAGTCCGGGCGCACCCGCTGTTCGAGGACCTCGGTCGGCTGTTTCCACACCGGGTGCGCGAAATGGGCCAACTGCGCAGTCGCAACCCCGGCGACTCCGGGGACGAGGACAGCGACGAGACCGCCGAAAACGAGGACGAAGCCTGA
- a CDS encoding methylglyoxal synthase produces MTQPTQSVALIAHDKKKLDLALFALEHRELLAKFHLIATGTTGSILESRARLEVERMLSGPLGGDQQIGARIATDQVKAVIFFRDPLTAQPHEPDVSALLRLCDVHNIPLATNPATASALMYWLAAQTPEKDPI; encoded by the coding sequence ATGACCCAACCGACCCAGAGTGTGGCCCTGATCGCGCACGACAAGAAGAAACTGGACCTCGCCCTGTTCGCGCTGGAGCACCGGGAACTGCTGGCCAAGTTTCACCTGATCGCCACCGGCACCACCGGCAGCATCCTCGAGAGCCGCGCGCGCCTCGAGGTGGAACGCATGCTCTCGGGACCGCTGGGCGGCGACCAGCAGATCGGGGCACGCATCGCCACCGATCAGGTCAAGGCCGTGATCTTTTTCCGCGACCCGCTGACCGCCCAGCCGCACGAACCCGACGTGAGCGCGCTGCTGCGGCTGTGTGACGTGCACAACATCCCGCTGGCGACCAACCCGGCGACCGCGAGCGCGCTGATGTACTGGCTGGCCGCCCAGACCCCCGAAAAAGACCCGATTTAA
- a CDS encoding MFS transporter: MMWRLLRDPRIRILWIGESVNTLGNALTFVALAWFLFRLYPDQPASSGLVMGAFTVAMLTGTLVLSSYTDVWDRRRILIVSNLLQALFIGMVPLLYHQGALSLPALVALAVLMGFTGSVVFPAQQASLPTFVPPERVQHIQALFNLTWTTSNLLAPMTAGLLVARFGAANVLALNVATLLFAVVCYLLIRFPEVERDARPDLGLRAWWERTRFGFRFVMERPALWATLLGLASVNFVMEPYTAVFLPRIADRLMEGVALPAWLGWVRAESAGALGVGILGTLLAVSEIMMVLWIGRRNNAHPLRWIALGCTVPALCTIGVAYAPSLAFAVPFAILMGVFFGPLNVMVGTLFARLTPEAVRGRVYGARILVGQGLRPAGVTLAGALAIGLGVPLTIAVLGSAAFLMSSWGYLRARRYEDASEPGVRT, from the coding sequence ATGATGTGGCGTCTGCTGCGCGACCCCCGTATCCGCATCCTGTGGATCGGTGAGAGCGTCAACACCCTCGGTAACGCCCTGACTTTTGTGGCCCTGGCGTGGTTTTTGTTTCGGCTGTACCCGGACCAACCCGCCTCGAGCGGGCTGGTGATGGGGGCTTTTACGGTGGCGATGCTCACCGGAACCCTGGTTCTGTCGAGCTACACCGACGTGTGGGACCGCCGCCGCATTCTGATCGTCAGCAACCTGCTGCAGGCCCTGTTCATCGGGATGGTGCCGCTGCTGTACCACCAGGGGGCGCTGAGCCTGCCCGCCCTGGTCGCGCTGGCGGTGCTGATGGGCTTTACGGGGAGCGTGGTGTTCCCGGCGCAGCAGGCCTCGCTGCCGACCTTCGTGCCGCCCGAACGGGTTCAGCACATCCAGGCGCTTTTCAACCTGACCTGGACCACCAGCAACCTGCTCGCTCCCATGACGGCGGGTCTTCTGGTGGCGCGTTTTGGGGCCGCCAACGTGCTGGCCCTGAACGTCGCAACGCTGCTGTTCGCGGTGGTCTGCTACCTGCTCATCCGCTTTCCCGAGGTCGAGCGTGACGCGCGCCCGGACCTGGGCCTGCGGGCGTGGTGGGAGCGCACCCGCTTCGGCTTTCGCTTTGTGATGGAGCGGCCGGCACTGTGGGCGACGCTGCTCGGACTCGCTTCGGTGAACTTTGTGATGGAGCCGTACACCGCCGTGTTTCTGCCGCGCATCGCCGACCGGCTGATGGAGGGTGTCGCCCTGCCCGCCTGGCTCGGCTGGGTGCGGGCCGAGAGTGCGGGGGCGCTGGGAGTCGGCATCCTGGGCACGCTGCTGGCCGTCTCGGAGATCATGATGGTGCTGTGGATCGGGCGCCGCAACAACGCGCACCCGCTGCGCTGGATCGCGCTGGGATGCACGGTGCCGGCCCTGTGCACCATCGGGGTGGCCTACGCGCCTTCGCTGGCCTTCGCGGTTCCGTTTGCGATCCTGATGGGCGTGTTCTTCGGGCCGTTGAACGTGATGGTCGGGACCCTGTTCGCGCGCCTGACGCCCGAGGCGGTGCGCGGACGGGTGTACGGGGCCCGCATCCTGGTCGGTCAGGGCTTGCGTCCGGCGGGCGTTACCCTGGCCGGAGCCCTGGCGATCGGTCTGGGCGTGCCGCTGACCATCGCCGTGCTGGGAAGTGCGGCGTTCCTAATGAGCTCATGGGGATATCTGCGGGCCAGGCGCTACGAAGACGCCAGCGAGCCAGGGGTGCGCACCTGA
- a CDS encoding aminoglycoside phosphotransferase family protein, which yields MSSSDEAEPRELPLSPEKGVTRRGEVVSRPAAAWTPAVHRLLEHLQAQGFTAAPRVLHSPAAGEPEQLVFVHGEFVHPRPWSDAGLTAMGALLRQLHEAAIAFEPPSGAVWQPWFLRELGGPNRIISHGDIAPWNVVTRAGLPVALIDWEFAGPIDPLTELARVCWLFAQLHGPDVTALHGLPPAEVRAAQVRRIAEAYGASPEQRHALVERMIEVAVYETAFEADERQVGPDSAGPQWGFAWRARAAAWMLGHRDLLQRALL from the coding sequence ATGTCCTCTTCGGACGAGGCCGAACCCCGCGAGCTGCCGCTTTCCCCGGAAAAAGGGGTGACCCGGCGGGGCGAGGTCGTTTCCCGGCCCGCTGCCGCCTGGACGCCTGCGGTGCACCGCCTGCTCGAACACCTGCAAGCTCAGGGCTTTACGGCCGCCCCTCGAGTGCTTCACAGCCCGGCCGCAGGCGAGCCCGAACAGCTGGTTTTCGTGCACGGAGAGTTCGTTCACCCGCGTCCCTGGAGCGACGCAGGACTGACTGCGATGGGCGCGCTGCTGCGCCAATTGCACGAAGCGGCCATCGCGTTCGAGCCGCCCTCGGGCGCAGTCTGGCAACCGTGGTTCCTGCGCGAGCTGGGCGGGCCGAACCGGATCATCAGCCACGGTGACATCGCCCCCTGGAACGTGGTGACGCGAGCGGGGCTGCCTGTCGCGCTGATCGACTGGGAATTCGCGGGCCCCATCGACCCGTTGACCGAACTCGCACGGGTGTGCTGGCTGTTCGCGCAGCTGCATGGTCCGGACGTAACCGCCCTGCACGGTTTGCCCCCGGCCGAGGTGCGGGCCGCGCAGGTTCGCCGCATCGCCGAGGCTTACGGCGCGAGCCCCGAGCAGCGCCACGCCCTGGTGGAGCGCATGATCGAGGTGGCCGTTTATGAAACGGCTTTTGAAGCCGACGAGCGACAGGTCGGCCCGGACAGCGCAGGCCCCCAGTGGGGTTTTGCCTGGAGGGCGCGGGCGGCGGCGTGGATGCTGGGGCACCGCGACCTGCTGCAGCGGGCCCTGCTGTAA
- a CDS encoding DsbA family oxidoreductase → MINIYFDYLCPVAWRAVELAYALEQAGDAQFELRHYSLEQGNHPDNAADRHSPVWKLAEQPQEGSRSLPQFLASHAARRQGRERFFCYVLELFRLYHVEKRQLTEPQVLREAAERAGLDLAQFDRDLQDEAGLRAELASDLEAADRLGVFGTPTVQLESGRAAYFRFTELPETLEDKRALWQLYRAVQGSPARIETIKRARFSV, encoded by the coding sequence GTGATCAACATCTACTTCGACTACCTCTGCCCCGTCGCCTGGCGTGCCGTGGAGCTCGCCTACGCCCTCGAGCAAGCCGGGGACGCTCAGTTTGAGCTGCGCCACTACAGCCTCGAGCAGGGCAATCACCCCGATAATGCCGCCGACCGCCACAGCCCGGTCTGGAAACTCGCCGAGCAGCCGCAAGAGGGCAGCCGCTCGCTGCCGCAGTTTCTGGCCTCGCACGCGGCGCGCCGCCAGGGACGCGAGCGGTTTTTCTGCTACGTCCTCGAGCTGTTTCGCCTGTACCACGTGGAAAAACGCCAGCTGACCGAGCCGCAGGTGCTGCGCGAGGCCGCCGAGCGTGCCGGCCTTGACCTCGCGCAGTTCGACCGCGACCTGCAAGACGAGGCCGGGCTGCGCGCCGAACTGGCCAGCGACCTCGAGGCCGCCGACCGCCTCGGGGTGTTCGGTACGCCCACCGTGCAGCTCGAAAGCGGCCGCGCCGCCTACTTCCGTTTCACCGAGCTGCCCGAGACCCTCGAGGACAAACGGGCGCTGTGGCAGCTCTACCGGGCGGTGCAAGGCTCGCCTGCGCGCATCGAGACCATCAAGCGCGCCAGGTTCAGCGTGTAA
- the fabF gene encoding beta-ketoacyl-ACP synthase II — MPEHARRVVITGLGPVTPIGVGAEVFHRAQLEGRSGIRPITRFDTSDFPVRIAGEVDADLSSLDPKERKRLDRFAQLALLAAELALQDADLDPATLDPERVGALIGSSVGGMETYEQQARVAFERGYTRVSPFLIPMMMPNAATSRVAIRYGLQGPSSASATACTTGADAIGGALRMIQHGEADVMLTGGADVLLTPMILGAFGVMKALSTRNDDPTRASRPFDRGRDGFVLAEGAGVLILEELGHARARGARIYAELSGFGRSTDAHHITEPHPEGRGASQAMRRALADARLEPHQVGYVNAHGTSTPLGDRAEVLALERVFGEHAPRLAVSSTKSMTGHGLGASGAIEAIATVQALHSGVLPPSINLEDPDPDFRVDLVANHARPQQVEAALSNAFAFGGLNAALLFERYREEPREVNGADP; from the coding sequence ATGCCTGAACATGCCCGCAGAGTCGTGATCACCGGCCTCGGTCCGGTCACCCCCATCGGAGTGGGCGCCGAGGTCTTTCACCGCGCCCAACTCGAGGGACGAAGCGGCATCCGCCCCATCACCCGCTTTGACACCTCGGACTTTCCGGTGCGCATCGCGGGCGAGGTGGACGCCGACCTCAGCTCGCTCGACCCCAAGGAACGCAAGCGGCTCGACCGCTTTGCCCAGCTGGCCCTGCTGGCCGCCGAACTCGCGCTGCAAGACGCCGATCTGGACCCCGCCACCCTGGACCCCGAGCGCGTAGGAGCTTTGATCGGCAGTTCGGTGGGCGGCATGGAAACCTACGAGCAGCAGGCGCGCGTGGCCTTCGAGCGCGGCTACACCCGCGTCAGCCCCTTTCTGATCCCGATGATGATGCCCAACGCCGCCACCTCGAGGGTGGCGATCCGCTACGGCCTGCAGGGCCCCAGTTCGGCCTCGGCCACCGCCTGCACCACCGGAGCGGATGCGATCGGCGGGGCGCTGCGCATGATCCAGCACGGTGAAGCCGACGTGATGCTGACCGGCGGCGCCGACGTGCTGCTGACCCCCATGATCCTGGGCGCTTTCGGGGTGATGAAGGCCCTCTCCACCCGCAACGACGACCCCACCCGCGCCAGCCGCCCCTTCGACCGGGGCCGCGACGGTTTTGTGCTGGCCGAAGGAGCCGGGGTCCTGATCCTCGAGGAACTCGGGCACGCCCGGGCACGCGGCGCGCGCATCTACGCCGAACTGAGCGGCTTCGGGCGTTCCACCGACGCGCACCACATCACCGAGCCGCACCCCGAAGGGCGCGGGGCCAGCCAGGCCATGCGGCGCGCCCTGGCCGACGCGAGGCTCGAGCCCCATCAGGTCGGCTACGTCAACGCGCACGGCACCAGCACCCCGCTGGGCGACCGCGCCGAGGTGCTGGCCCTCGAGCGGGTGTTCGGGGAACACGCGCCCCGGCTGGCCGTCTCGAGCACCAAGAGCATGACCGGGCACGGCCTGGGCGCCTCCGGAGCGATCGAGGCGATCGCCACCGTGCAGGCGCTGCACTCGGGCGTCTTGCCGCCCAGCATCAACCTCGAGGACCCGGACCCGGACTTCCGGGTGGACTTGGTCGCCAACCACGCGCGTCCGCAACAGGTGGAGGCGGCCCTCTCCAACGCTTTTGCCTTCGGCGGCCTGAACGCGGCGCTGCTGTTCGAGCGTTACCGCGAGGAGCCACGAGAAGTAAACGGTGCGGACCCGTGA
- a CDS encoding TetR/AcrR family transcriptional regulator yields MKKGERTRRQLLDRAADLLNRHGYLGTPFSRISAAVGLEKGGIYNYFTSREELGLAAFDHAAERASARLRRALEEHPDPRSRLSALLEVFRDYLHNPPVPGGCPLINAAVESDGTHPALRTRVRAAVGSLHDLTARLIREAQRSGDLRTALEPEEAASVIIATLEGAIMLARLEDDPLHLERAVRHLRTYLELPAPSPALKEPYA; encoded by the coding sequence TTGAAGAAGGGAGAACGCACCCGCAGGCAACTGCTCGACCGGGCCGCCGACCTGCTCAACCGCCACGGCTACCTTGGCACACCGTTTTCCAGGATCAGTGCGGCGGTGGGCCTCGAGAAGGGCGGCATCTACAACTACTTCACCAGCCGCGAGGAACTGGGACTGGCCGCCTTTGACCACGCCGCCGAACGCGCCAGCGCCCGCCTGCGGCGCGCCCTCGAGGAACACCCCGACCCGCGCTCCCGGTTAAGCGCCCTGCTCGAGGTGTTCCGGGATTACCTGCACAACCCGCCGGTTCCGGGCGGCTGCCCGCTGATAAACGCCGCGGTCGAAAGCGACGGCACCCACCCGGCGCTGCGCACACGCGTGCGCGCAGCGGTCGGCAGCCTGCACGACCTGACCGCCCGCCTGATCCGCGAGGCGCAGCGAAGCGGCGACCTGCGCACGGCCCTCGAGCCCGAGGAGGCGGCCAGCGTCATCATCGCCACCCTCGAGGGTGCCATCATGCTCGCGCGCCTCGAGGACGATCCTCTTCACCTCGAGCGCGCCGTCCGCCACCTCAGAACCTATCTGGAGCTGCCCGCTCCCTCCCCTGCCCTCAAGGAGCCTTATGCCTGA